The nucleotide sequence CGTCGAGCGCGGCTTTGATGCGCTGGTAAGAAGATGTTTTGCGGGTGTCGGCGGTTTGGCCGCTGGCCCAAATGGCTGAGGCGGCGGTGAGGACAAGGAGAGGGAGAATCGTGGGACGATGCATGGAGCCTTTCTCGTTTCGAGTTGCGCGCTGCAAAGGTTTCTCGCGGTCGGGCTGCTGAATTCGTAGCGCGGATTTGTAATCTGCTGTATCGCCGATTTGTAATCGGCAAGGCGTTGACAAGTCCCCGCGCGTTCGGACTGAGCGACGCTTCGCAGAATGAAATTCTGCGATACGGCAGATTCCAAATCTGCGCTACGCGCACGAGCCGCTCACACGGCAACATTTGCTTTACCTGGGCCCAGCATTGCAGTATTTCTGGATTAACTCAACCAAACCGTGCGCACCGTGCGTGCGCTTTCCTGACCGTCCATCACCTAACACCCAGAAAGGATCCAACATGAACTCACTGCTCACTGATTACACCGGGCCTCTCGCGCTTTTGATCGGGTATGGTTTCGCGGTGTTTGTGGAGGCCGTCTTTGTCAAGAATCTTGTCGATACTCTGTGGGATTGCGTCGCGCCGGAGGGATCGACCGATCCTCGAATTCGGCCGAACGCCTGGCAAGCCCAGGCGCTGATATTCCTGGAAGGATTCCTCTACGTCTCGTTTCTCCTGCTCGGCCTGGGCTATCTCATCGGCGTCTGGCTGGCATTGAAAGTCGGCGGGCTGTGGAAGCGCTGGCTGGAAGAGGCCGACCCGAAGATTTCCAAGCCGAGCGGCCAGACGATCTTCAACATTTTTCTCATCGGCAACGCCTTCACCATCACATACGCCGTGGTGGGCTACAAACTGATCGGCTGGATCGCGGCGGGCCGCATCCGCGCCATGTGGGTGCCGATCGGCGTCGTGATCCTGACCATCATCTTCTGGAACTGGCTGCAGCAGTTCCGCAAAGCGCCCATCCCGTCAACTCAAGCCGCCGCCGCAGCTTCGCAAGCCTGAAGAGATTCGGGTCGGATGGGGAGCGCACGCGCCTCGCGTGCCGTGGTTGGCGCCCTCGCCGACCACAGTCTTCCGTCCGAACGAGCGATCGTGTGATGAGAAGCAACGACGAACCGACTGGCGAGAGCGCCAGTCGGAACACGCGGGGCGCGTGTGCAGGTGCGATCAAAACTGTCGGTCAACGAAGTCTTCTCCCTCTCTTCCCGAAGGGAGAAGAGGGCTGGGGAGAGGAGGGGCGTTGGCTCGGCTCTCATGTTTCCAAGAAAGCCCTCTCGCGACGAAGGAGAATATCCCTGGTGGATCTTCGACTGAGGAGCAACGAAGCCAGAGCCCAAATGCGGCGCAACCCGCAGGGCCAGGGGTCTTTGGGCCAGCCGCTTCGTCGCTCGCTCGTTGTGGATCGCAGGGATCCACCGCCTCGCGCGCTCCTCGCCGATGGCCAAAATCCCTCCTGGCAATGTGTATTCTATCCCACGGTCTGATCAGTACTGTAGGGGGGCGGCGTGTCGATCCGTTGAACGGCCTCTACGGTTCGGAGGCAAGCAAGAAGCTGTTCGACGGTGAGCTGTTGTCCGGGCAAGACTAGTTGCGGCGCGATCTCGGCCAGCGGCTGTAAAACGAATCGTCGCAGGTGGGCGCGCGGGTGCGGCAGAGTCAGGCTCGCGGTCGCGCGCGTCTCCTGGCCGAAGGCGATCAAATCGAGATCCAACGGGCGCGGTTCATTCAAAATCTCCCTCCTTCGGCGGCCGAATTCCTTTTCCAGCGCCTGCAATTCGGCCAGGATGGTTTCGGGAGTTTCATCTGCGCCCGGAACCAAAGCCACCACGGAATTCACGAAGTTCGGCGAACCGGGTGGACAATCCACGGGCGAGCTTTCCCAGAGCGCGGAGCGCAGGAGGGGGCCATCGCTCAGCGACTGGAGACGCTTCATCGCCCGCAAAATGATTTGGCGGGAATCTCCGAGGTTTGAGCCGAGCGCGACGATGGCGAGCGCGCAGTGCGGAATGCGGAGCGTGGAGTTCAAAGCAAACGGAACCCACCCCTTCCCCTCCCAGGAGCGGAGCTCCGTCCGGCGTCGCAACGCCCGGTTCCCCTCCTGGGAGGGGCGAAGGGGTGGGTTGGTTCATGGGAAGTTGCCTGTTTCTTTCGGACCTGCACTCGTCCCATGAACCCGTCAATGGTAGGGCGGAGCTGCTGCTCCGCCGCATCGACCAAAGATCGGCTGCGCGGCAACGCAGCCCTACCGTCAGGTTCATAGGGGGCTCCCACGGCCTTCGAGCCGTCCACATGGTCCATGAACCTGAGACCGGGCGGACCGCAGCCTTCAGGCTGCTTCCGCGCACTCTCAGAAGTCGAGCGTTGAAGCGGCCTGAAGGCCACGGTCCGGGAGGTGGGTTCATGGGAAGCTTCGTTGGTCTGATTACCATGCCCTCGCCCCACGAACCCGGCAGGGCGAGTCCGTCCCGGCGAGCCGATCGACGTGCTTGGAACACGTTCGTCTCGGCTCGCCAGCGACAGGCTCGCTCTACCGGCCGGTTTATGGGAAAGAGCGGTTCTGCCCACCAAACACACGCAACACACCAAATCGAAACGCGATGCGGACACAGTTCTCCTCACCCACAGCGCGAGGGCTTCTGAAGCTTCGCCGCTTTCTCCTTTCGTGTGTTTGGTGTTTTTCGTGGGCCGAACCCTCGTTTCAAGGTTCAATCGCCGATAGCCAATCTTCAATCGCCAATCGCAAATCACCGCAACCCCAGCACGTCCTGCATGTCGTAAAGCCCGGGCTTTTGCTTCACGGCCCATTGGGCGGCGCGCAGCGCGCCGTTGGCGAATGTCTCCCGGCTCGCGGCTTTGTGCGTCAATTCCAGCCGCTCGCCGTTCGTGGCGAAAACCACGGTGTGATCGCCGACGACGTCGCCACCGCGCAGCGAGTGCATGCCGATTTCAGTGCTCGTCCGCTCACCGGTGATGCCCTCGCGTCCGTGGCGAATCACTTTGCGCAATTGCTGGCCTCGGACTTCCGCAAGGATTTCCGCCAGCGTGGCCGCGGTGCCGCTGGGAGCGTCCTTCTTCGTGCGGTGGTGCATTTCGACGACTTCCAGGTCGAAGTCCGGGCCAAGAATTTCCGCGGCCTTCCGCGTCAGCCAGAACAACGTGTTCACGCCCGTAGAGTAATTCGACGCCCAGACGATCGGGATTTGAGATTTGCGATTTGCGATTTGCGATTTCTCGGATTCGGAATGGCCCGTCGTGCCGATGACCAGTGCCTTGCGCCGCTCGGCGCAGAGCGCGGCTGTGGAGGCAGTCGCATCGTGGAAGCTGAAGTCGATGATGACATCGGCGCCGTCAATCACGCTCCGCATATCATCGCCGAGGTCAATCTGACCGGCGATTTGAAGCTGCGGGTTGCGCGCGGCGCAAGCGATCAGCGTTTGCCCCATGCGGCCTTTCGAGCCGTTGATGACGATTTTGGTCATGCAGCAATGCGTGGCGGATCTCCGTCAATGACTAATTCCCAATGACCCATGACGAGAGAATGACCAAACCCCAATGCCCAATTGCTACGGACGCGCCGGCACTTTGTTCGTCATTCGTCATTCGGAATTCTTTCGTCATTCGTGCTTCGACATTAGGTGTTTGATCTCCCTGTTCATTTCAGCAATCCGCACTTCTGCAGGGTGGCTTTGAGCTTCTCCCGGTTCTTCGGGGCCATGGCGACCAACGGGAGGCGATATTCCTCTTCGATTTGCCCCAGCAGGGCGAGCGCGGCTTTGACGGGTCCCGGGTTGGTTTCGATGAACAGGTCTTTGAACAACGCGAAGTATTTCTCGTGCAGTTTGAGGGCGATCTCGACGTTGCCTTTGGCAAAGGCCCGCACCATCTGCGCCACCTCCTTGGGGATCACGTTCGACGCGACGCTCACCACGCCCTGCGCTCCGACCGCCATAAACGGAAGCGTCAGCGAATCGTCGCCGCTCAAGATGACGAACTTCTTGCCCAAGGCCGCGCGCAACTGGCTGACGCGGTCCGGATTGCCGCCCGCTTCTTTGATCCCGACCACATTCGGGCAATCGCTCGCCAGCCGGCTGACTGTTTCGACGCCGATTTCAACGCCGCATCGGCTCGGCACGCTGTAAAGAATAACGGGCAAACGCGTCGCGCGCGCGATGCTCTGGAAATGCTGGAACAAACCTTCCTGGCTGGGCTTGTTGTAGTAAGGGGAAACTTGAAGCGAACCGTCCGCGCCCGCCTTCTCCGCGGCTTTGGTCAGATAGATCGCCTCGCTGGTCGAATTGGCTCCCGTGCCGGCCAGGACTCTGCATTTGCCGGCCGCGAGCTGGATCGACAGTTCGACGACTCGGATGTGTTCCTCAAAAGAAAGGGTGGGAGACTCGCCGGTAGTTCCGACCGGGACAATCCCATCGACGCCGCCGGCGATCTGGCTTTTGATCAGGCGTTCCAGGGCTGATTCGTCCACGTGACCGTTGCGAAAAGGCGTCACGATGGCGGTATAAGTTCCGACAAACAGGTGTCGCGTTGAGTTCATCGCGCCGGAAAAGTTGCGGGAAACGCCCGGGTTTGGCCAGCTTGAAATCTCGCGGAAGGAGCGCGGGCAGCGCATCCACTCCTCAGGTCCCGACCTCATTCTCGAAGACCTCTTTAGAAATCTGGCCTTCGGCCACTTTCGTCACCGACCCGGTCATCAAGATGAAAAAATCGTCCTGGATCTCGATGGAAATCGTCCCGCCCGGCATGAGCACGGCGATCGATCGGTCGCACAGGCCCAGCTTGTTCGCCACGGCCGCGGCGGCGCTGCTGCTGCTGCCCGAAGCCAGCGTGTAACCCGCGCCGCGCTCCCAGATCTCAATCCGAACCCGGTTCCGATCCAGCACTTTCATGAACTGGACATTGATGCGCTTCGGGAAGAGCTTGTGAACCTCGATGCCCGGCCCGTACGTCTTCGCCAACTCCGGCGTGACTTCGGCCAGCGGGATCACGCAGTGCGGGTTTCCAACGGTCGCGGCGCAGAACCGAAACGTTTGGTCCGCGACGGCCAGCGTTTCGTTGAGAACCTCGCGCGTTGGACCGGTCACGGGAATCCGGTCGCTGCGGAAGCTCACCTGGCCCATCTCGACCCGCACGGTTTTCCCGTTGTCCAGCACAGTCGATTTGACGGCGCCCCCGGGCGTTTCGATGGCGAACTCTTCCCCTTTCACCAAGCCCGCGTCCCACAAGTAGCGCGAAAAGATCCGCAATCCGTTGCCGCTCTTCTCCGCTTCGCTGCCGTCGGGATTGAAGATGCGCAGCCCAAACCGGCATTGCCTGGACGGCAGGGGTCCGAGGAGGATCCCGTCCGAACCGACCCCGAAATTGCGGTGGCAAATCAGTTGGATTTGCCTGGTCGTCAACTCGGCGGCGAGATCTTTGGGATGGATCACGAGGTAATCGTTCCCCAGGGCGTGGTACTTGGAATATTTCATCGGCGCGCGAAACTAGCGTTCGGCGATTCAAGTTCAAAGTTCAAAGTTCAAAGCAGGGCTGATGATGAAGTAGCGCAGATTTTCAATCTGCCGTATCGCCGAATTGCATTCGGCAAGCCCTCGGCAGGTCGAAGCCTGTCGAACCGGCGGAAACCTTGCGGATTACAAATCCGCGATACAGCAGAATTGAATTCTGCGCTACTTCACTGGCCCTGAGTTCGCCGGTCCGGTCCGGCCCAGCCCAACAAAGCTCTTTACAGCTCCCTTCCGATTTCGGCAATGTATGCCCCGTGCTAGCAAAATCACCTCGCGAGAGCACTCTCAGAGAAGCACCACAGCAGACTTATCTCGCGACTCAAACTCAGAACGATGTGGAGACCGCCCTTGCGCGGTCTCAATGCTATTTGCTCGGCCAGCAAAAACCGGAAGGCTATTGGGTCGGCGAACTGATGGTCGATTCCACTCTGGTTTCCGACACGATCGCGTACCACCATTGGAACGGGAAAGTCGATCCGGCCTGGCAGCGCAAAGCCGTCAACCACATCCTGTCCATGCAATTGCCGGACGGCGGGTGGAACATCTATCACGGCGGCCCGGCGGAAATCAACGCCACGGTCAAGGCGTACCTCGCGTTGAAGCTGGCCGGCGTGCCCGTGACGGATCCGCGGATGCTGCGCGCGCGCGAAATGGCGCTCAGCCTGGGCGGCGTGCCCCGGCTCAACACCTTCTCGCGGCTTTACCTGGCGCTGCTGGGTTTGTTCCCCTGGAATTGCGTGCCGACTATTCCGTGCGAGGTCATCCTGCTCGGCAAATGGTTCCACGTGAATTTTTACGAAATGAGCTCGTGGAGCCGGTCGATGCTCGTGCCACTGGCGATCATCAACCACTTCAAACCCACGCGCCGGCCCAACAACATCTCGCTGGATGAATTGTATCCGGAAGGCCATCACCGGCGGGACTTGAAGCTGGCGTTCGACCCGGAGTTTTTCACGTGGCGGAATTTCTTCATCTGGCTGGACAAGCTCCACAAATTCGCCGAGTGGTTCGCGCAAAACAAAATTCATCCGTTCCGAAAACGCGCCTTGAAGAAGGCCGAGGAATGGATGATCGAACGGCTGGAGGGCACCGACGGCCTGGCCGCGATTTTCCCGGCGATGCTCAATTCGTTGATCGCGCTCAAAGCGCTCGGTTACCCGGACGATCACCCGGAAGTCGTCCGCGCCGAACGCGAGCTTAAGAAGCTAGAACACGAGACCGCGGACAGCGTGCGCATCGAGCCGTGTTTCTCGCCCGTCTGGGACACCGCCATCGTCACCATCTGTCTGCACGAGTCCGGCCTGCCCGGCGCTCATCCGGCATTGGTCCGCGCTTGCGATTGGCTGATCGACAAAGAAATCCGGTTTCGAGGCGACTGGCATTACAAGAACCCGACCGACGTCGAACCCAGTGGCTGGGCGTTCGAGTACGAGAACAAGTGGAACCCGGACGTGGACGACACGGCGATGGTTCTGCTCGCGCTGCGAAAGATTCCCACGCGCAATCCGGCCCGGCGCGACGCGGCCTTCCGGCGCGGTCTCGATTGGATGATGACGTTCCAGTGCAAGGACGGAGGCTGGGGCGCTTTCGACAAGGATTGCACGAAGAACATTCTGGAGAAGGTCCCGTTCGCGGACCACAACGCCATGCTCGACCCGGAGTGCGCCGACATCGCCGCGCGCATTCTGGAACTGGTCGGTTACGAGAACTGGAGCCTCGACCATCCCCAGGTCCAAAAGGCGATCGAGTTCGTCCGAGACCGTCAGGAAGCGGACGGCTCCTGGTACGGGCGCTGGGGCGTGAATTACGTTTACGGCACCTGGCAAGTGCTCCGCGGCATGCGCGCGCTTGGACTCGACATGCAGCAACCCTGGCTCCTGAAAGCCAAATCGTGGCTCGAAAGCGTCCAGCACAACGACGGCGGCTGGGGCGAACGTTGCAATACTTACGACGATCCGGTGTTCAAAGGCCAGGGCCCGAGCACGGCTTCGCAAACTGCGTGGGCGATCATGGGGCTTTGCACGTTCGGCGACGCGCAGTTGCCCAGTCTGGTGCGCGGAATCGAATACCTCGTCCGCGCGCAGAATGCCGACGGCAGTTGGACCGAACTCGAAACCACGGGAACCGGATTTCCTCGGGTCTTTTATCTGAAGTACGACATTTATCGGAACAGTTGGCCGTTGCTGGCCCTGGCCACTTACCGGAACCTGGCGGCTCCACGCGCCATCAAACCCAATGGCCACACGGTGAATCGTGGCGTGGAAGCTTGCGTACTCGGGGCGCGCTGAGCCGTGCGGTTTCAAATCCTGGCTCGAAGGCCTAGCTTCGTTCCACGCCTCGACCATCCTGAACACATGGGTGGTGCATCCCCTCACTTTCCCGTTCTGCGGACACCCTCTCCCCCTCAGAGGGGGAAAGAGAACGGGAGAGGGGGACGTTCAGGGAGCGGGAAAGGACGCGTTCTTTGAACCGGTGCAAGAGAATCCTCACAACGCTCCGGTCCTGATCTGTTTCGCGGTGGAGGATGAAGCCAGACACTTCCGAAAACTGACTCGGTCCCGGCCTTGCCAGATCCTCATCACCGGCATCGGACCTCGCAACGCCAAACAATCCCTCCTGAACGCGCTGAAGGACGAAACGCCAGCGCTCGTCTTGAGCAGCGGCTTTGCCGGCGGATTGAATCCTGAACTGCGGACTGGAGAGGTTGGATTCGACGCTCCGGGTGATTCAAATTTGGCGCCGGCGCTGCAATCCGCCTGCGCCAGGCCCGTGCGCTTCCTTTCCTGCGACCGAATCGCCTCCACGGTGGCCGAGAAACTCGCCCTCTGGCGCTCCACCGGCGCGGACGCCGTCGAGATGGAGTCCGGTCCGCTCCGGGAAATCTGCGCGCAACGAAACATACCGTCGGCCACGATCCGCGTGATTTCAGACGCCGCCGATGAAGATCTGCCGCTGGATTTCAATCGGCTGATGACCTCCGACCAAAAGCTGGATTACCTCAAGCTGACCTGGACCCTGGCGAAGTCGCCTGGCAAGGTCGCTGCACTGTGGGCGTTCCGGCAAAGGATCGACCGTTGCGCCGCGAAGCTTGCTGCGGTGCTGGGTGAAGTCCTGGCTGCGATGGGGTAGTCGGTACGGTTAACAGGAGCAAACAAGAAACGGAGCGCAACGCTTCGATTCTGGTGTTTTGTGTGTTTCCGTGGGCTAACCGCTCTTCCCGCGAACCGGACCGCGGCCTTTAGGCCGCTTCAGCGCTGGACTGCGGAGAGTGCGCCGAAGCAGCCTGAAGGCTGCGGTCCGCACGGTTTTCGGTTCATGGGCCATGGGCATGGCTTCTTGGCCAAGGGAACTTCCTATGAATCCATTCCTCCGGACCGTGGCCTTTAGGCCGCTTCCACGCTGGACTGCGGAGAGCGCGCCGAAGCAGCCTAAAGGCTGCGGTCCACACAGTTTTCGGTTCACATGAACCGTCCCCCTCACCTTCCCTCTCGCCCACTGGGGGAGAGGGAAGGGTGAGGGGGAATCCGAATGGTTCACTTCACGGTTCGTGAGTCTTGACCTCTGTCAAAGTTGATCTCCGCGCTCTGGCGATAATCTCGTGCGGGATCGGCCTCGGTCTGCCTGATCCCACGACCCGGCAGAATGCCGTTCCGAACTAGTGATCGCCAAAAGCAATTTCCGAAAAGGTGGCCGACGCCCTGCGGGGAGTCGCGGCAAACCGGCAGGTTTGCCTCGCCTTTTCGGAAACGAATCTCGGCAAATGATCTGACACGACAACAAATCGCGATTCTTTTTATGGAAGAGAAATCACGCATCTCCAGTCCTCGCCTTCAAACCGGCTGGACTTCGTTTCTGGCTCGATTCGCCATGGCGAGCTTGTTGTTCGAAGCTCTCTCCGGTCTGGCGATTACGTTTTTCCCGTTTCATTCCGGCACCCAATGGAGTGTGCTCGTCCACACGGTGGCCGGGGTCATCGTTCTGCTTCCGCTGGCGTGGTATTGCGTCCGTCACTGGCAGGACTACGGCCGTTACTCGGCTTCGCACGTTTTGCTGCTGGGCTACGTCGGGCTGTTGGCGCTGATCGTTTGCTCCCTGTCCGGGCTTGTACTCACCGGGCAAGCGTTGTTGAGCACCCGCACTTCGGCCCTTTGGCGGAACGTCCACCTTTACTCCACGTTCGCAGTTGTTGGGACAATATTGCCGCACGTGTTTTTCTCTTTCTTGCGCGGCTGGCGGGAAGGACGAACGGCTCAAGCGTTCGGTTACCTGGCGCGAACCTTCGGCGCCTCCGTGGCCGGACTGCTCCTGATTGGCGCCCTCAGGCTCGCTTATTCCGGCACGCGGTACGTGAACGAATTCCCCGCCGACTACAATTACCTTTACGGCACCAACCGTCCCTTTGCGCCGAGCCTGGCGCGGACGGATACCGGCGGCGCGTTCGATGCCCGGTCGCTGGCGGGATCGAAAACCTGCGGCACGGCCGGTTGCCACGAACAGATCGTTCAAGAATGGCTGCCGAGCGCGCATCGGTACGCGGCGATGGACCCGGCCTTTCAAGGCATTCAAACGGTCATGGCCAAACAAAACGGCGCCGAGTCCACCCGCTATTGCGGCGGATGCCACGACCCGATTTCACTGTTCTCCGGGACGAAAAATCTTTTCGTCGAAAACTTGACCGGCCTGCACGGGTATCAGGAAGGGGTTTCGTGTCTGGCTTGCCACGCGGTGCGCGAGACGGACATCCAGGGCAACGCCAATTACACCATCACGCAGCCCCTGGAATATCTCTGGCAATGGGAGGAGAAAGGCCTGGGCAAGCTTGCGCGCGACTTTCTCATCCGCGCCTATCCGGGCGAACACAACAAACTCGCCAAGCGTTCGTTCAAGAAGCCCGAATATTGCGCGGCGTGCCACAAGCAATTCATCGATCAAGAGGTCAATCGCGTCGGCTGGGTCCAGTTGCAGAATCAGTACGACAACTGGGCCGCCAGCCACTGGAACCAAAAAGGCGACGCGCAACGGACCATCGAATGCCGCGAATGCCACATGCCGCTTGTGGATTCGCGCGATCCGGCGGCCGGCGACGCCGCCGACTACAATCGCAATGCCCGCGACGGCAAACATCGGAGCCATCGCTTCCTGGGCGCAAACCAGATGATTCCCGCGATGCTCAAGCTCGAACACGGCGAAGAACACACCCGTCTCACCGAGCGATGGCTGCAGGGCAAATTCAGCGTGCCGGAAATCCGTGACAAATGGGCGGAAGGTCCCATCGTCAAAATCCTGTTGCACGCGCCGGAGAGTGCCGCGCCCGGGGAAACCATTCCGTTGCGCGTGGTGCTCGCGTCCAACAAAGTCGGCCACGATTTTCCAACCGGACCGCTCGATATCATCCAGAGCTGGCTGGAAGTTCGCGTCACGGACGAGGCCGGAAAGGAAATTTACAGTTCGGGCAAACGCGACGAGAAAAACTTCATCGAGCCAGGCAGCTTTCTGTTCAAAGCCGAGCCGGTGGATCAACACGGGAACCTCATCGACCGGCACAACCTCTGGGAAATGGTCGGCGTGCGGTATCGGCGCGCGCTGTTTCCCGGTTATTCGGATTCCGTTCAATACTCCATTCCCTGTCCGTCCGACGTGTTGAAGCAAGAGCCCGCGCAGAACGCCGGGCCACGGGAAGAGAACCTCCAGGTGCCTCCGCCATCCGCGCAAGGCAAGTATCAGATCACGGTGATTCTCCAATACCGGAAGATCGATCAGTTTCTCCTGAACTACCTGTTGGGCGAAGGCAAAGTCACTGCTCCGGTCACGGAACTCACCCGAGCCACCGCGACCGTGCTGGTAAAGCCCAAAGACCGCGTAGCGAGCGCGAGATGAAATCGTCCTGGGTCCGATTCACCATGCTCTCGCTCATGAACCAGGGTAGGGCGAGTCCGTCCCGGCGAGCCGCTCCACGCGCGTGGAACACGTGTGACTCGGCTCGCTGGGACAAGCTCGCCCTACCGTCAGGTTCATGGAAAGAAGGAAGCCGCGTCCATTCCCCACGCGCGTTGTGAGCCTCACTCCCCTTAAACCGCGCCTTAACCCGCGCCGGCGCAAGCTTCGGTGGACGGCAGCCATTCTTTCGCTCGTGGCTGCGCTCGGTGTAACCGGCGGCATTCTCACTTACCTCAAGCGCCATCCCAGGCAGTATCGCCCGGACGAGAAGCTTGCCGACATCACCAGTTCGCTCGCGCGCGGCTTGCCCCCTGAGGCGCCCAGACCGCGCTTCGCGGATGTGACGCAGGCCGCCGGGCTTGCTTCCTTCCGTACTTTCGCCGGCGATCGTACTTCGCAACTGCCCGAGGACATGGGGCCCGGGGCCGCCTGGGGCGACTTCGACAACGACGGGGACGACGATGTCTTCTTGGTGAGTGCAGGCGGCCCGCTCAATGTTTCGACCGACAAGCTGCGCCCGTGCGAATTGCACCGGAATTCAGGCGACGGCACGTTCCGAAAAGTGGAGAGCTTTCCGGTGGTGCAGATTCGCGGGATGGGCGCAGCGTGGGGCGATTACGACGGCGACGGCTTTCTCGACCTGGTGGTCTCCGGCTACAACGCGCTGCTCCTGTTTCACAACGAAGGCGGCACGGGCCGATTCACGCGCGAGACTCGCTTCCCCGACCGGACGGGCTTCTGGTCCGGCGTTTCCTGGGGCGATTTCGACAACGACCGCGATCTCGATCTTTACGTGTGCGGCTATGTCCAGTACGTCGAGAACGAAGCAGACCGGGCGCGCGGCTCGGAGCAATTCGGAACGTTCGTGCCTTACACGCTGAACCCGGCTTCGTATCAACCCGCGCTGAATCTTCTCTTCCGCAACGACGGCGATGGCACGTTCACCGAAGCCGCTGAGGCGCTCGGCATCGCCAATCCCACGGGCCGCAGCCTCGGCGCGCTCTGGCACGATTTCGATGACGACGGCTGGCTCGATCTCTACGTGGCCAACGACATTTCCGATAATGTTTTCTATCGCAACCTCGGCGGCAAATTTGAGGACATCAGCCACGGCGCGTGGGTCGCCGACTATCGCAGCGCCATGGGCTTGGCGGCCGGCGATTACAATCGCGACGGCGACGATGATCTCTTCATCACCCATTGGGTCGCGCAGGAGAACGCGCTCTACGACAATGTGTGGGCGGACTTCAATGTGCGGCGCGGAGAATTCGGCCAAAGAAGTAATGGAGACGTGGGGAACCGGAGTAATGGAGTGGCACAAGCGGCGCCCCCTTCCAGGACTCCACCGCTCCAACACTCCAATACTCCGCCGCGTTACCCGCTCCGCTTCATGGACATCGCGGACCGCAAAGGTCTGGGCCAAATCGCGCTGCAGTTTGTC is from Verrucomicrobiota bacterium and encodes:
- the folK gene encoding 2-amino-4-hydroxy-6-hydroxymethyldihydropteridine diphosphokinase, producing MPHCALAIVALGSNLGDSRQIILRAMKRLQSLSDGPLLRSALWESSPVDCPPGSPNFVNSVVALVPGADETPETILAELQALEKEFGRRRREILNEPRPLDLDLIAFGQETRATASLTLPHPRAHLRRFVLQPLAEIAPQLVLPGQQLTVEQLLACLRTVEAVQRIDTPPPYSTDQTVG
- a CDS encoding 4-hydroxy-tetrahydrodipicolinate reductase; amino-acid sequence: MTKIVINGSKGRMGQTLIACAARNPQLQIAGQIDLGDDMRSVIDGADVIIDFSFHDATASTAALCAERRKALVIGTTGHSESEKSQIANRKSQIPIVWASNYSTGVNTLFWLTRKAAEILGPDFDLEVVEMHHRTKKDAPSGTAATLAEILAEVRGQQLRKVIRHGREGITGERTSTEIGMHSLRGGDVVGDHTVVFATNGERLELTHKAASRETFANGALRAAQWAVKQKPGLYDMQDVLGLR
- a CDS encoding 4-hydroxy-tetrahydrodipicolinate synthase, with product MFVGTYTAIVTPFRNGHVDESALERLIKSQIAGGVDGIVPVGTTGESPTLSFEEHIRVVELSIQLAAGKCRVLAGTGANSTSEAIYLTKAAEKAGADGSLQVSPYYNKPSQEGLFQHFQSIARATRLPVILYSVPSRCGVEIGVETVSRLASDCPNVVGIKEAGGNPDRVSQLRAALGKKFVILSGDDSLTLPFMAVGAQGVVSVASNVIPKEVAQMVRAFAKGNVEIALKLHEKYFALFKDLFIETNPGPVKAALALLGQIEEEYRLPLVAMAPKNREKLKATLQKCGLLK
- a CDS encoding diaminopimelate epimerase, whose protein sequence is MKYSKYHALGNDYLVIHPKDLAAELTTRQIQLICHRNFGVGSDGILLGPLPSRQCRFGLRIFNPDGSEAEKSGNGLRIFSRYLWDAGLVKGEEFAIETPGGAVKSTVLDNGKTVRVEMGQVSFRSDRIPVTGPTREVLNETLAVADQTFRFCAATVGNPHCVIPLAEVTPELAKTYGPGIEVHKLFPKRINVQFMKVLDRNRVRIEIWERGAGYTLASGSSSSAAAAVANKLGLCDRSIAVLMPGGTISIEIQDDFFILMTGSVTKVAEGQISKEVFENEVGT
- the shc gene encoding squalene--hopene cyclase; protein product: MLAKSPRESTLREAPQQTYLATQTQNDVETALARSQCYLLGQQKPEGYWVGELMVDSTLVSDTIAYHHWNGKVDPAWQRKAVNHILSMQLPDGGWNIYHGGPAEINATVKAYLALKLAGVPVTDPRMLRAREMALSLGGVPRLNTFSRLYLALLGLFPWNCVPTIPCEVILLGKWFHVNFYEMSSWSRSMLVPLAIINHFKPTRRPNNISLDELYPEGHHRRDLKLAFDPEFFTWRNFFIWLDKLHKFAEWFAQNKIHPFRKRALKKAEEWMIERLEGTDGLAAIFPAMLNSLIALKALGYPDDHPEVVRAERELKKLEHETADSVRIEPCFSPVWDTAIVTICLHESGLPGAHPALVRACDWLIDKEIRFRGDWHYKNPTDVEPSGWAFEYENKWNPDVDDTAMVLLALRKIPTRNPARRDAAFRRGLDWMMTFQCKDGGWGAFDKDCTKNILEKVPFADHNAMLDPECADIAARILELVGYENWSLDHPQVQKAIEFVRDRQEADGSWYGRWGVNYVYGTWQVLRGMRALGLDMQQPWLLKAKSWLESVQHNDGGWGERCNTYDDPVFKGQGPSTASQTAWAIMGLCTFGDAQLPSLVRGIEYLVRAQNADGSWTELETTGTGFPRVFYLKYDIYRNSWPLLALATYRNLAAPRAIKPNGHTVNRGVEACVLGAR